AGGTCGTGGCAGCAGATCACGGTGAAAGTATGATGGACAAAGAAGAGGATTTCGGTAGTGAAagtgaggaggaagaggaagaggatgtTGGGAAGGAAAGCAAGCCTGATAAGCAAAAGAAGGGGTGGTTTTCATCTATGTTCCAGAGGTAAATCTTTTGGAAATATAGGATATTTGTTATGTTAAATTGACTTTTTGAGTCGGTGAAACTAACTGCTATTGAGATGGCTCAACACTCCGAGTTTCTCTTTGTCTCGATAAATCTGAAATGGCTTATGTTTTCTTGTATTCCCAAGCCAGTTTCATCAGACTATTAGGttgttacataatttttatgcATCTTTTACTTGTTTGTATTCAGTATTGCTGGCAAGGCAAACTTGGAGAGGTCTGACCTGGAACCAGCTTTGAAAGCTCTCAAGGATAGGCTCATGACCAAGAACGTGGTATGCTCTTGAACTACTCTATTTCCCATTACTAAGCTGAAGTTTATTTTATCAGTAACTTTCAAGTTTTTAGATTGCTGGTACAAtccttttcaatatttatcaccTGGTGCTCCAGTATTTTCACTCTTATTGAGCCGTCTAATATGATTTTGTGCTGTTGCATTCGTAGGCCGAGGAGATTGCTGAGAAGCTTTGTGAATCAGTGGCAGCTAGTCTTGAGGGGAAAAAGCTGGCTTCGTTCACAAGAATATCTTCTACCGTGCAGGTTTGTCGATTAGTTCTCTTCATTCCTCCAATATCCAGTCTTCCAGTTTGGCCTCATTATTCATTTTTTATCATGTTATAAGATTAATATTGGGCCTGTAAAACTTACTGCAGACTGCAATGGAAGATGCCCTTGTTCGTATTTTAACTCCCAGGCGCTCTATTGATATACTGAGGGATGTGCATGCTGCCAAGGAACAAAGGAAGCCATATGTCGTCGTTTTTGTTGGTGTCAATGGAGTGGGGAAATCTACCAATTTGGCTAAGGTTGAGCTGAATTCTTCTCTGTTTACGTTAAAGCATGCCTCTTTACTGATGGACCGATGGTTTTATTAACCAATTGCACCATGCAGGTTGCTTATTGGCTTCAACAGCATAACGTCAGTGTTATGATGGCTGCCTGCGATACATTTCGATCTGGAGCTGTGGAGCAGCTGCGTACTCATGCACGTAGACTCCAGGTATCATATCATATTACAGGATTCACATTCATTTGGGAAAGACTAATAATGGTTCTTTggataaaaacaattttttctgTCTTGACCTTCATAATTAACATGTAACCAAACCTTCCATCTCAGATCCCTATTTTTGAGAAGGGATACGAGAAAGATCCTGCAGTTGTAGCTAAGGAAGCAATCCAGGAGGCCACACACAATGGTTCTGATGTGGTTCTTGTTGATACAGCTGGTCGTATGCAGGTACCGTATTTCTAGTTCTATAGCTGAATGGATGAGCATCTCTATTTACTGTTTTTTTTATGTACATGCTAAGGTTATCTTatgattttactattttttgtttgtttttgttgcgCCTTTCAGGATAATGAGCCATTGATGAGGGCACTGTCAAAGCTTGTCAATCTTAACAACCCAGATCTTGTCTTGTTCGTTGGAGAGGCACTGGTTGGGAATGATGCCGTTGATCAGCTTTCGAAGTTTAATCAGGTTTGAGCTCCATATTCCTATTCTCGGTTTTTTCTAGTATTATCCAATTATCTTTGTTTCTGTATCATCATTTGCTTACTGGCTGGTTTCTGATTCCACCTTCCCTGTTCCTGCAGAAATTAGCGGACCTCTCAACTTCGCAAACTCCTAGATTGATAGATGGGATATTGCTCACTAAGTTCGACACTATTGACGATAAGGTAGACAAACGTTTTCAATCTGCAATTGTCTATGATTATTACGTAATCTTGAGGATTTCTTTTCCCTTCACTGATTCCGTTGGTTCTAACTCAATTTGTGGGTGCGGCGTAGGTTGGGGCTGCGCTGTCCATGGTTTACATATC
Above is a window of Malus sylvestris chromosome 15, drMalSylv7.2, whole genome shotgun sequence DNA encoding:
- the LOC126605196 gene encoding uncharacterized protein LOC126605196 — its product is MLEQLLIFTRGGLILWTCKELGNALKGSPIDTLIRSCLLEERSGLASFDYSAPGAAYTLKWTFHNELGLVFVAVYQKILHLLYVDELLSMVKHEFSEIYDPKRTVYADFDETFRQLKKEAEARAEELKKSKQVGKPVNNKKQGQVQKTGLGGDKKKNEGGLASDGGDGDNMKGRKLENGISNGNHVDFKESNGTANGKENTSSNLGAFDVNKLQKLRSKAGKKTEKTATVDSKGSKAEPKKKITKKNRVWDDKPPESKLDFTDPVGENGDNNIEVVAADHGESMMDKEEDFGSESEEEEEEDVGKESKPDKQKKGWFSSMFQSIAGKANLERSDLEPALKALKDRLMTKNVAEEIAEKLCESVAASLEGKKLASFTRISSTVQTAMEDALVRILTPRRSIDILRDVHAAKEQRKPYVVVFVGVNGVGKSTNLAKVAYWLQQHNVSVMMAACDTFRSGAVEQLRTHARRLQIPIFEKGYEKDPAVVAKEAIQEATHNGSDVVLVDTAGRMQDNEPLMRALSKLVNLNNPDLVLFVGEALVGNDAVDQLSKFNQKLADLSTSQTPRLIDGILLTKFDTIDDKVGAALSMVYISGAPVMFVGCGQSYTDLKKLNVKSIVKTLLK